A region of Streptomyces halobius DNA encodes the following proteins:
- a CDS encoding (2Fe-2S)-binding protein — protein MSEDNRHPQQPHPEQGWQPLPQGGEYESEATAFVQLPEGFTTGAYGAGLPNGYGTSDPLAAPGHGYTPPSSFGPPVSSPPVPGGEDTGDPSATGQWTMPFADPSAGYADPSAAYPAQAAPAGSSGHQHPSAGYQGGSAPEAAQPWGSGDRVDWPVAGSAQAAGGSGAWSVPAAADEGLEESGEYLVGDNGLTGYPGQTGQSGRPGQSGPGGHEGGRPGHPEQPGHPQRPGRPGHPEHPRHPGRPGHEAHEGHERHQGHEGLTGAGDTAGYQGQGGDYSGTYGGAGGAADPEEPGRTGQWSFATGLSATTGPSGGSTATDGAAGGGTGGVDAAHGTGARDGAHGRRPDDAYGRDGGLAGRGTGQGGELPGGGSYGTGADGADAAAGGADAGATGHWSLPADALAQWPPAGETTPRHEEAETAGTAADARADSGADAGAATRAGMDAASGPRAGQVEQPTRADRPAEPDRVAEAERWTVPAADGEQPEESGGFAAGADAGVGVAAEADAVADAGGVADAAPATGSAETSGTGETGGTGEHADLPTGHADPADATSTHAPEADPAAPGFDACDEHPTASYVLRVNGTDRPVTDAWIGESLLYVLRERLGLAGAKDGCSQGECGACSVQVDGRLVASCLVPAATTAGSDVRTVEGLAQDGTPSDVQRALAASGAVQCGFCVPGMAMTVHDLLKGNHAPSRLETRKALCGNLCRCSGYRGVLDAVEKVVKDRAEAAEAEAEPVADTPRIPQQAGPADPTAGPVPHDPLSHGPHHEGPGADPRAGGAV, from the coding sequence GTGAGTGAAGACAACCGTCATCCGCAGCAGCCGCACCCCGAGCAGGGCTGGCAGCCGCTGCCGCAGGGCGGTGAGTACGAGTCGGAGGCCACCGCCTTCGTCCAGCTCCCGGAGGGCTTCACCACCGGGGCCTACGGAGCCGGGCTGCCCAACGGATACGGCACCTCCGATCCGCTCGCCGCGCCCGGCCACGGCTACACCCCGCCGTCGTCGTTCGGCCCTCCGGTGTCCTCGCCGCCGGTCCCCGGTGGCGAGGACACCGGCGACCCGTCGGCGACCGGCCAGTGGACGATGCCGTTCGCGGACCCGTCGGCCGGATACGCCGACCCGTCCGCCGCGTACCCCGCCCAGGCCGCCCCGGCGGGCTCTTCGGGACACCAGCACCCGTCCGCGGGCTACCAGGGCGGCAGCGCACCCGAGGCGGCGCAGCCGTGGGGCAGCGGCGACCGGGTGGACTGGCCGGTCGCGGGCAGCGCGCAGGCGGCCGGCGGCTCCGGCGCGTGGTCGGTCCCGGCGGCGGCCGACGAGGGGTTGGAGGAGTCGGGCGAGTACCTGGTCGGTGACAACGGTCTGACGGGCTATCCGGGCCAGACGGGTCAGTCGGGTCGGCCGGGGCAGTCGGGGCCTGGTGGCCACGAGGGTGGTCGTCCAGGACATCCGGAGCAGCCGGGACATCCGCAGCGCCCGGGACGTCCGGGGCATCCGGAACACCCGAGGCATCCGGGGCGCCCGGGCCATGAAGCTCACGAAGGGCACGAACGTCACCAAGGTCATGAGGGGCTTACCGGGGCGGGTGACACCGCCGGTTACCAGGGTCAGGGCGGTGACTACTCCGGCACGTACGGGGGAGCCGGGGGTGCCGCGGACCCCGAAGAGCCCGGCAGGACCGGCCAATGGAGCTTCGCCACCGGACTGAGCGCCACCACGGGCCCGAGCGGCGGCTCCACCGCTACGGACGGTGCCGCCGGCGGCGGCACGGGCGGTGTCGACGCAGCGCACGGCACCGGGGCGCGGGACGGTGCGCACGGCCGCCGCCCGGACGACGCGTACGGTCGGGACGGCGGTCTGGCGGGTCGCGGCACGGGGCAGGGCGGCGAGCTGCCCGGTGGCGGCTCGTACGGGACCGGCGCGGACGGCGCGGACGCGGCGGCGGGCGGTGCGGACGCCGGTGCCACCGGCCATTGGTCGCTGCCGGCCGACGCGCTGGCCCAGTGGCCGCCGGCCGGGGAAACGACGCCTCGGCACGAGGAGGCGGAGACGGCCGGCACCGCGGCGGATGCCCGTGCGGATTCCGGTGCGGACGCCGGTGCCGCTACGCGTGCCGGCATGGACGCGGCTTCCGGTCCCCGTGCGGGCCAGGTGGAGCAGCCGACCCGGGCGGATCGGCCCGCCGAGCCGGACCGGGTGGCGGAGGCCGAGCGGTGGACGGTCCCGGCGGCCGACGGTGAACAGCCCGAGGAGTCCGGGGGGTTCGCGGCCGGTGCCGACGCAGGTGTGGGCGTGGCTGCCGAGGCCGACGCCGTCGCCGATGCCGGAGGCGTGGCTGACGCCGCCCCGGCCACCGGGTCCGCCGAGACGAGCGGGACGGGCGAGACAGGCGGGACGGGCGAGCACGCAGACCTCCCCACCGGCCACGCCGACCCCGCGGACGCCACCAGTACCCACGCCCCCGAGGCCGACCCCGCGGCCCCCGGCTTCGACGCCTGCGACGAACACCCCACCGCCTCCTACGTCCTGCGCGTGAACGGCACCGACCGGCCGGTCACCGACGCCTGGATCGGTGAGTCGCTGCTCTATGTGCTGCGCGAGCGCCTCGGCCTCGCCGGGGCCAAGGACGGCTGCTCGCAGGGTGAGTGCGGGGCCTGCTCGGTCCAGGTGGACGGGCGGCTCGTCGCGTCCTGCCTGGTGCCCGCGGCCACCACGGCGGGCAGTGACGTCCGTACCGTCGAGGGGCTTGCGCAGGACGGCACGCCCTCCGATGTGCAGCGCGCCCTCGCCGCCTCCGGGGCGGTGCAGTGCGGCTTCTGCGTACCGGGCATGGCGATGACGGTCCACGACCTCCTGAAGGGCAACCACGCCCCCAGCCGGCTGGAGACCCGTAAGGCGCTGTGCGGCAATCTGTGCCGCTGCTCGGGCTACCGGGGGGTGCTGGACGCCGTGGAGAAGGTCGTCAAGGACCGTGCGGAAGCGGCGGAAGCCGAGGCGGAGCCGGTGGCGGACACCCCGCGCATCCCTCAGCAGGCGGGCCCCGCCGACCCCACGGCGGGCCCGGTCCCCCACGACCCGCTCTCGCACGGGCCGCACCACGAGGGGCCGGGCGCCGATCCCCGGGCGGGAGGCGCCGTATGA
- a CDS encoding xanthine dehydrogenase family protein molybdopterin-binding subunit, which produces MSGTTDGAGAVTATPAAGVPIPPVEPPQLGLGVSLAPADAAAKTEGTFPYAADLWAEGLLWAAVLRSPHPRARILSVDTKHATEMPGVRVVVTHEDVPGDAGHGRGTADRPLFAKDEVRHHGEPIAAVAADHPDTARLAAAAIAVEYEVLDAVTDPQLAFEAEPLHPDGNLIRHIPLRFGDADAVGEVMVEGLYRIGRQDPAPVGAEAGLAVPRPDGGVEIYTASTDPHTDRDLAAASFGLDPERVKVVVTGVPGATADREDPGIQLSLGLLALRTGCPVKLAATREESFLAHAHRHPTLLRYRHHADADGKLVKVEAQILMDAGAYADTSADALAAAVSFACGPYVVPHAVIDAWAVRTNNPPSGHMRGEGALQVCAAHEGQMDKLAARLGLEPDEIRMRNVMATGDLLPTGQTVTCPAPVAELLDAVREAPLPELPKDTPEAEWLLPGGPEGAGEPGAVRRGVGYALGMVHMLGAEGSDEVSTATVKVSGSVATVICAAVETGSGFSTLARQIVQETLGIEEVHVAGVDTDQPPAGPACHGRHTWVSGGAVERAAKMVRTQLLQPLAHKFGMSTELLQITDGKITSYDGVLSTTVAEALDGKELWATAQCRPHPTEPLDETGQGDAFVGLAFCAIRCVADVDIELGTVRVVEMSVAQDVGRVLNPRQLRARIEAGVTQGVGAALMENLRTTRGQVRHPDFTGYVLPTALDAPDIRIVRLVEERDVVAPFGAKAASAVPVVTSPAAVASAVRAATGRPIGRLPIRPQAAVAQAVQP; this is translated from the coding sequence ATGAGCGGCACGACCGACGGCGCCGGTGCCGTCACCGCGACCCCCGCAGCGGGTGTCCCGATCCCGCCCGTCGAGCCGCCGCAGCTCGGGCTGGGCGTCTCCCTGGCGCCCGCCGATGCGGCCGCCAAGACCGAGGGCACCTTCCCGTACGCCGCCGACCTGTGGGCCGAGGGGCTGCTGTGGGCCGCGGTGCTGCGCTCACCGCATCCGCGCGCGCGGATCCTGTCCGTCGACACCAAGCACGCGACGGAGATGCCGGGCGTGCGCGTCGTCGTCACGCACGAGGACGTCCCCGGCGACGCCGGACACGGCCGGGGCACCGCCGACCGTCCGCTCTTCGCCAAGGACGAGGTCCGCCACCACGGCGAGCCGATCGCCGCGGTGGCCGCCGACCACCCGGACACGGCACGGCTGGCCGCCGCCGCCATCGCCGTCGAGTACGAGGTCCTGGACGCCGTCACCGACCCGCAGCTCGCCTTCGAGGCCGAGCCGTTGCACCCCGACGGCAACCTCATCCGGCACATCCCGCTCCGTTTCGGCGACGCCGACGCGGTCGGCGAGGTGATGGTCGAGGGGCTCTACCGGATCGGCCGCCAGGACCCGGCTCCCGTCGGGGCCGAGGCCGGACTCGCGGTGCCGCGTCCCGACGGCGGCGTGGAGATCTACACCGCCTCCACGGATCCGCACACCGACCGCGATCTGGCCGCCGCCTCCTTCGGGCTGGACCCGGAACGCGTCAAGGTCGTCGTCACCGGCGTCCCCGGGGCCACCGCGGACCGCGAGGACCCCGGCATCCAGCTCTCCCTCGGCCTGCTGGCGCTGCGTACCGGTTGCCCCGTGAAGCTCGCGGCCACCCGTGAGGAGTCCTTCCTCGCGCATGCGCACCGTCACCCCACGCTGCTGCGCTACCGCCACCACGCGGACGCCGACGGCAAGCTGGTCAAGGTGGAGGCGCAGATCCTGATGGACGCCGGTGCCTACGCGGACACCTCCGCCGACGCGCTGGCTGCCGCCGTCTCGTTCGCCTGCGGCCCGTACGTCGTCCCGCACGCCGTCATCGACGCCTGGGCGGTGCGCACCAACAACCCGCCGTCCGGCCATATGCGGGGCGAGGGGGCGCTGCAGGTCTGCGCCGCCCACGAGGGGCAGATGGACAAGCTCGCCGCCCGGCTGGGACTGGAGCCGGACGAGATCCGGATGCGCAATGTGATGGCCACCGGTGATCTGCTGCCCACGGGGCAGACGGTCACCTGCCCGGCCCCGGTGGCGGAGCTGCTGGACGCCGTCCGGGAGGCGCCGCTTCCTGAGCTGCCCAAGGACACCCCCGAAGCGGAGTGGTTGCTTCCGGGCGGCCCGGAGGGCGCGGGCGAACCGGGCGCGGTGCGCCGCGGTGTCGGCTACGCGCTGGGCATGGTGCACATGCTGGGCGCGGAGGGCTCGGACGAGGTGTCCACCGCGACGGTCAAGGTCAGCGGCTCGGTCGCCACCGTCATCTGCGCCGCCGTGGAGACCGGTTCGGGGTTCTCCACGCTGGCGCGGCAGATCGTGCAGGAGACGCTCGGCATCGAGGAGGTGCATGTCGCGGGCGTCGACACCGACCAGCCACCGGCCGGCCCGGCCTGCCACGGCCGCCACACCTGGGTCTCCGGCGGCGCCGTCGAACGGGCCGCCAAGATGGTGCGTACCCAGCTCCTGCAGCCCCTGGCGCACAAGTTCGGTATGTCCACCGAGCTGCTCCAGATCACCGACGGCAAGATCACGTCCTATGACGGGGTGCTCAGCACGACGGTCGCGGAGGCGCTGGACGGCAAGGAACTGTGGGCCACGGCCCAGTGCCGGCCGCACCCGACCGAGCCGCTGGACGAGACCGGGCAGGGGGACGCGTTCGTCGGCCTGGCCTTCTGCGCCATCCGCTGCGTCGCCGATGTCGACATCGAACTGGGCACCGTCCGGGTCGTGGAGATGTCCGTCGCGCAGGACGTGGGGCGAGTGCTCAACCCGCGCCAGCTGCGGGCCCGTATCGAGGCCGGCGTCACCCAGGGCGTCGGCGCGGCCCTGATGGAGAACCTGCGCACCACGCGCGGCCAGGTCCGCCATCCCGACTTCACCGGTTACGTGCTGCCGACGGCACTGGACGCCCCGGACATCCGGATCGTCAGACTCGTCGAGGAGCGGGACGTGGTGGCGCCGTTCGGCGCCAAGGCGGCCAGTGCCGTCCCGGTGGTCACGTCACCGGCCGCCGTCGCATCGGCGGTCCGCGCGGCGACGGGGCGGCCGATCGGGCGGCTGCCCATCCGCCCCCAAGCGGCCGTGGCGCAGGCGGTGCAGCCCTAG